CAATACGTCATCGCGACCGGCGAGGTCGACGGCCCGATCGACCAGCTGCCCGGGCTGAAGCGCGGCCCGATCGAGAACCATAGCGATCTCGCCCGCCACATCGCCGAACAGGGCTTCGCCGAAGGCTTCGACTGGACGGTCGGCCGGTCGATGCAGGTCGATCATTCGATCGCCATCCCGCACCAGCTGTTGATCGCCCCCAATGCCGGGGTGAAGACTGTGCCGGTGATGCTGGCCTGCGGCGTCGACCCCTATATCCACAAGCGCCGCGCCTTCGATCTGGGCCGCCAGATCGGCCGGGCGGTGGCAAGCCATGCCGGTGACGAGCGGGTGGTGGTGATCGGCTCTGGCGGCATTTCGCACTGGGTCGGCACCGCCGAGATGGGCCGCATCAACCCCGATTTCGACCGGATGGTGCTGGATTGCGTCGCCCGCGGCGATGCCGAGGCGCTGATCGCGCTCGACGACGCCACCATCCTGGAACAGGGCGGCAATGGCGCCATGGAAATCCGCACCTTCATCTGCGCCATGGGCGCGGTCGGCGGCAGCCAGGCCCGGGTGATCGACTATCTGCCGGTCCCCGGCTGGATCACCGGCCTCGGCTTCGCCGAACTCGCCGCCGCCTGAGGAGACGCCCCCCATGACCGATACCACCCTGATCCGCCTTTGCGATGCGGCCGATCTTGCCGAAGGCGAGGTGCTGAAGATCGAGATCGACGGCCGCAAGCCGCTGGCCGCCACCCTGGTCGACGGCGTGGTCCATGTCTTCGACGACACCTGCCCGCATGCCGAGGAATCGCTGTCGAAGGGCTGGGTAGAGGATGGCCGGGTGGTCTGCCCTGTCCATTTCGCCGAATTCGACCTGGCCGACGGCAGTGTCCACAACGCCCCGGCGGGCTGCGGAAAGCTCCGCGCCTATGCGGCCGAACTGCGCGACGGCGCGGTTTTCGCCAGCCTCGGCTGAACGGTCCCGATACGCGCGCCTGCGCCACAAAAAACACAAGCTCTCCCATCCGGTCCGCCCTTCGGAGGAACAAGTCATGTGCGACGCCAAGGCGCGCCCCGACATGCAGCCGGTCTACCCCAAGGCCGGCAGCTATCCCGATTTCGCCGATCTGGTCGACGACAGCCGCGCCCAGGTCGATCGCCGGGTCTTCATCGACCGCGCGATCTATGAAGCCGAGCTTCGGCAGATTTTCGGCCGGGCCTGGCTGTTCCTGGCCCATGAAAGCCAGATCCCCAATCCCGGCGATTTCGTGCGCACCTATATGGGCGAGGACGACGTCATCGTTGTCCGCCAGCGCAATGGCCGCATCGGCGCCTATCTGAATTCCTGCCCGCATCGCGGCAACCGGGTGTGCATGGTGGACAGCGGCAAAAAGGCCCGCGGCTTCATCTGCAATTATCACGGCTGGTCCTTCGGCATCGACGGCCGGCTGAACGGCACCGACGGCAAGGTCTATGACAAGGATCCCGGCTTTCAGAAATCCGAGATCGGCCTGACCCCGGTCGCCCAGGTCGCGAGCTACAAGGGCCTGGTCTTCGGCACCTTCGATCCCGAGGCGCCGTCGCTTGAAGACTATTTCGGGCCCTTCACCTGGTATCTCGACGTCATGCTCGACAATGACGAGGGCGGCACCGAATTCATCGGCGGCTGCGTCAAGTCCACCGTCGAGTGCAACTGGAAGTTCCCGGCCGAGAACTTCGTCGGCGACATCCTGCATGCCTTCTGGACCCATCAATCGGGTGCCGAGGCGATCCTGGGCGGGGCCGTCGATCTGGGCTCGCGCTATGACGAGCGCGCCTTCCAGGCCAGCGTCTACGGCCATGGCATCGAAACCAATCTCGACAAGGTCGGCAACACCCGCACGCTGGGCTTTCCCGAGCTGAACGACTATGTGCTGGGCCGCTACGAGGCGGTCAAGGCGCGGCTGGGCGAGGTCAGGGCGCGGATGGTGGGGGCCGTGTCGTCCTGCACCGTCTTCCCCAATTTCTCGTTCCTGCCCGGCCAGGCGACCTTCCGCGTCTGGCATCCCAAGGGGCCGGACCGGATCGACCTCTACACCTGGACGCTGGTGAACAGGAATATGCCCGAGCGGATCAAAGAGCTTTACCGCAAAGGCACCATGATGACCTTCTCGCCCGGCGGCGTGTTCGAAATGGACGACGGCGAGAACTGGGAATACTGCACCAAGGCCAATCAGGGCTGGGTGACCCGGCATCAGAAGCTGCATTACGGCCTGGGCCAGGACAGCGGCTGGGCCGAGTCAAGCCTGCCCGGCCATATCCATCACGGCTCGCTCAACGACGCCAATCAGCGCCAGTTCTACAAGCGCTGGGCCGAATTCATGCGCTTCGACAGCTGGGGCGATCTGCAGCGCGCCGAGACCGCGCCGCCGGCCAAACCGCTGCCCCAGGCGGCCGAGTGAGGGAGGCGAGGATGACCGTGCAAACCGTTCCCATGCTGGACGAAACCCCCGTCGCCGACGAGCTGCTCCGCCGCATCGAGCGCTTCTATTACCGCGAGGCGCGGCTGCTCGACCGCGAGGCCTATGCCGACTGGCTGACCCTGCTCGATCCCGGCATCCGCTACTGGATGCCGGCCATGGAGACCCGCAAACGCGGCGATCAGCGCGGGCCCTGGACCGATGGCGAGATGTCCTATTTCGACGATGATTTCGCCATGCTCAGGGTCCGCGTCGCCCGCTATGAACAGCCCTCGGCCTGGGCCGACAACCCGGCGACGCGGCATCTGCACATCGTGACCAACATCGAGGCGATCGAGACCGGCACCCCCGGTCTGGTGCGGGCGTTCTCGTGCTTCGAGAACGTGCGCAATCGCAACGAAAAGGACCAGGACGTCATCCATGGCCGCCGCGAAGACCTGCTGAAGCTGGAGGACGGGCGGATCACCATCGCCGAACGGCGGATCCTGATCGTGCAGAACATCCTGCTGTCCAAGAACCTCAACACCTTCTTCTGACAGACCTTATCCAAACTTTGGGAGGACGGCGTGATGACGGGCAGGGCCCTGGAAGGCGAGGCGGCGCTGGTCACCGGCGGCGGCAAGGGCATCGGCCGGGCGGTGGTCGACCGTTTCGTGGCCGAGGGTGCGCAGGTCGGCGTGCTTGTGCGTTCTGCGGCTGATGCCGATGATCTGGTCCGCGCGCATGGCGACCGGGTGGCCCCGGTGATCGGCGATGTCCGGTCCTGGGACGACAATCTCCGCGCGGTAACCACGGTCGTCGAGCGCTTCGGCAGGCTGGACGTGCTGGTGCCCAATGCCGGCGTCTACGATTTCTCGGTGCCGTTCGAAGACCAGACCGGGCCCGAAATCGCCGCGCGTTTCGACGAGTTGATCGCCGTCAACGTCAAAGGCTATCTGCTGGCCGCGCGGGCGGCGCTGGAACCGCTTCGGGCCACGCGCGGGTCGATCGTCTTCACGCTGTCCTCCTCGTCCTTCTATGCCGGCGGCGGCGGGGTGCTCTACGTCACCTCGAAACACGCCCTGGTCGGCACGGTGCGCCAGCTCGCCTTCGAGCTGGCGCCCGAGATCCGGGTCAATGCCGTCGCCCCCGGCGGCACCCGCACCGGGCTTGGCGGTCTCGCCTCGGCCGGGGCGGAGGCCACCCGTCTGGATGCGATCGAGGGCTTCGACCGCATGGTGGCCAAGACCGTGCCG
This genomic window from Tistrella mobilis contains:
- a CDS encoding DODA-type extradiol aromatic ring-opening family dioxygenase, which encodes MSRIVGGFVVPHDPVMYAAPKAASEAEAAAVYGAYAAIARRIGELRATTAIVIGCDHYILFGTDCLPQYVIATGEVDGPIDQLPGLKRGPIENHSDLARHIAEQGFAEGFDWTVGRSMQVDHSIAIPHQLLIAPNAGVKTVPVMLACGVDPYIHKRRAFDLGRQIGRAVASHAGDERVVVIGSGGISHWVGTAEMGRINPDFDRMVLDCVARGDAEALIALDDATILEQGGNGAMEIRTFICAMGAVGGSQARVIDYLPVPGWITGLGFAELAAA
- a CDS encoding Rieske (2Fe-2S) protein — translated: MTDTTLIRLCDAADLAEGEVLKIEIDGRKPLAATLVDGVVHVFDDTCPHAEESLSKGWVEDGRVVCPVHFAEFDLADGSVHNAPAGCGKLRAYAAELRDGAVFASLG
- a CDS encoding aromatic ring-hydroxylating oxygenase subunit alpha, yielding MCDAKARPDMQPVYPKAGSYPDFADLVDDSRAQVDRRVFIDRAIYEAELRQIFGRAWLFLAHESQIPNPGDFVRTYMGEDDVIVVRQRNGRIGAYLNSCPHRGNRVCMVDSGKKARGFICNYHGWSFGIDGRLNGTDGKVYDKDPGFQKSEIGLTPVAQVASYKGLVFGTFDPEAPSLEDYFGPFTWYLDVMLDNDEGGTEFIGGCVKSTVECNWKFPAENFVGDILHAFWTHQSGAEAILGGAVDLGSRYDERAFQASVYGHGIETNLDKVGNTRTLGFPELNDYVLGRYEAVKARLGEVRARMVGAVSSCTVFPNFSFLPGQATFRVWHPKGPDRIDLYTWTLVNRNMPERIKELYRKGTMMTFSPGGVFEMDDGENWEYCTKANQGWVTRHQKLHYGLGQDSGWAESSLPGHIHHGSLNDANQRQFYKRWAEFMRFDSWGDLQRAETAPPAKPLPQAAE
- a CDS encoding 3-phenylpropionate/cinnamic acid dioxygenase subunit beta, giving the protein MTVQTVPMLDETPVADELLRRIERFYYREARLLDREAYADWLTLLDPGIRYWMPAMETRKRGDQRGPWTDGEMSYFDDDFAMLRVRVARYEQPSAWADNPATRHLHIVTNIEAIETGTPGLVRAFSCFENVRNRNEKDQDVIHGRREDLLKLEDGRITIAERRILIVQNILLSKNLNTFF
- the hcaB gene encoding 3-(cis-5,6-dihydroxycyclohexa-1,3-dien-1-yl)propanoate dehydrogenase encodes the protein MTGRALEGEAALVTGGGKGIGRAVVDRFVAEGAQVGVLVRSAADADDLVRAHGDRVAPVIGDVRSWDDNLRAVTTVVERFGRLDVLVPNAGVYDFSVPFEDQTGPEIAARFDELIAVNVKGYLLAARAALEPLRATRGSIVFTLSSSSFYAGGGGVLYVTSKHALVGTVRQLAFELAPEIRVNAVAPGGTRTGLGGLASAGAEATRLDAIEGFDRMVAKTVPLGFLSEPEDHADAYVLLASRSASRFMTAVILPSDGGLEVRGGGRRKRG